In the Anastrepha obliqua isolate idAnaObli1 chromosome 1, idAnaObli1_1.0, whole genome shotgun sequence genome, one interval contains:
- the LOC129238344 gene encoding uncharacterized protein LOC129238344, translating to MRVIVVLCLIAVAAAQYEYAQNSQPQTSAAQLSEPIQPASEYNKEFYTYSAPPANEFEEAHASPISVKKSLRVLFIKAPESTAIENAALQLAQSAAEDRTAIYVLTKQADIGALASKLNVQQSNAHKPEVHFVKYRTSADAENAQRAIQSQYDSLPGASSSHDAGSAPVLNFASQAAPAPAAAAAAPAPANQYQPPAQAYLPPARRL from the exons ATGCGTGTGATTGTG GTGCTTTGCTTGATTGCTGTCGCTGCAGCTCAATACGAATACGCACAGAATTCGCAACCTCAAACTAGTGCTGCTCAACTCTCCGAACCCATTCAACCGGCAAGCGAATACAACAAAGAATTCTATACTTACTCTGCTCCTCCCGCAAACGAATTCGAAGAAGCCCATGCATCACCAATCTCCGTAAAGAAGAGTTTGCGCGTTCTCTTCATCAAGGCACCTGAAAGCACCGCAATCGAGAATGCTGCTTTGCAATTGGCCCAGTCCGCTGCTGAAGATCGCACTGCCATCTATGTGCTTACGAAGCAAGCGGACATCGGTGCATTGGCCAGCAAATTGAATGTGCAACAGAGCAATGCCCACAAGCCCGAAGTGCATTTCGTCAAATACAGGACATCCGCTGATGCTGAGAATGCCCAACGTGCTATCCAATCGCAATACGATTCGTTGCCTGGTGCCTCGAGCAGCCACGATGCCGGATCTGCGCCAGTATTGAACTTTGCCAGCCAAGCTGCACCCGCTCCtgctgccgctgccgctgctcCAGCTCCAGC CAATCAATACCAACCACCAGCACAAGCGTATTTGCCACCTGCCAGAAGGCTGTGA